From Geomonas agri, one genomic window encodes:
- a CDS encoding MFS transporter, which produces MTSTSVNSQATLRQVLGLPVIVAALGYFVDIYDLVLFSIVRVPSLKGIGLAGQELIDKGVFLLNMQMAGMLLGGILWGILGDRKGRLKIMFGSIFIYSLANLANATVHSIEAYALLRFLAGVGLAGELGAGITLVSEVLHRSIRGYGTMIVATVGVSGAILANFVAKQFDWRTAFVIGGVLGLMLLVLRLSVAESGMFKGMESREMSKGNFLALFTSRDRFGRFLHSILIGLPSWFVVGVLITFSPEFAKVLNVQGSISAGNAVMYCYLGLVGGDLASGVLSQLLQSRKKVVLLFLLITVVAVAVYFSASGVSAGAFYAICCLLGFGIGYWAIFVTVAAEQFGTNLRATVATSVPNFVRGMTIPITMLFQVARKSLGIETGAIVVGVLTLVIALFSLSRLHETFHKDLDYFEEFI; this is translated from the coding sequence ATGACTTCCACGAGCGTTAACTCACAGGCCACATTGCGGCAGGTACTGGGCCTCCCGGTGATCGTGGCCGCCCTCGGCTACTTCGTCGATATCTACGACCTGGTGCTGTTCAGCATCGTCCGGGTGCCGAGTCTCAAGGGGATCGGTCTGGCGGGACAGGAACTAATCGACAAAGGCGTGTTCCTGCTCAACATGCAGATGGCCGGCATGCTGCTGGGGGGGATTCTCTGGGGTATCCTCGGCGACCGCAAGGGACGGCTAAAGATCATGTTCGGCTCGATCTTCATCTACTCGCTGGCGAACCTCGCCAACGCCACCGTGCACTCCATCGAGGCATACGCCCTGCTCCGCTTCCTGGCCGGCGTCGGCTTGGCTGGCGAACTGGGCGCCGGCATCACGCTGGTCTCCGAGGTGCTGCATCGCTCCATCAGGGGGTACGGCACCATGATCGTAGCCACGGTAGGCGTCTCCGGCGCGATCCTCGCCAACTTTGTCGCTAAGCAGTTCGACTGGCGCACCGCCTTCGTCATCGGCGGCGTGCTCGGGCTCATGCTCCTGGTGCTCCGTCTCAGCGTGGCGGAATCCGGCATGTTCAAGGGGATGGAGTCGCGTGAGATGTCCAAGGGGAACTTCCTGGCCCTGTTCACCTCGCGGGACCGCTTCGGGCGCTTCCTGCACTCGATCCTGATTGGCCTCCCTTCCTGGTTCGTGGTCGGGGTGCTGATCACCTTCTCCCCCGAGTTCGCCAAGGTGCTCAACGTGCAGGGGTCGATCAGCGCGGGTAACGCGGTCATGTACTGCTACCTCGGCCTCGTGGGCGGGGACCTGGCCAGCGGAGTGCTGAGCCAGTTGTTGCAAAGCCGCAAGAAGGTGGTGCTCCTGTTCCTGCTCATCACCGTCGTCGCCGTAGCCGTCTACTTCTCCGCCTCCGGGGTCAGCGCCGGTGCTTTCTATGCCATCTGCTGTCTGCTCGGTTTCGGCATCGGCTACTGGGCCATCTTCGTCACCGTCGCCGCCGAGCAGTTCGGCACCAACCTGCGCGCCACGGTTGCCACCTCGGTCCCCAACTTTGTGCGCGGCATGACCATTCCCATCACCATGCTGTTCCAGGTGGCGCGCAAGAGCCTCGGCATCGAGACCGGCGCCATCGTGGTCGGCGTGCTCACCCTGGTCATCGCGCTCTTCTCGCTATCGCGGCTGCACGAAACCTTCCACAAGGATCTGGACTACTTTGAGGAGTTCATCTGA
- a CDS encoding RrF2 family transcriptional regulator produces the protein MISKKTKYGLKALIYLAQKYDRGPILIADLARDERIPKKFLENILLNLKNCGILQSRKGRGGGYYLGRPPHKITFGQAIRIMEGPLAPVPCVSEMAYARCTECGNEATCGIRLVMKDVRDEMARILDGTTLADVLKKVEEAGARQEDVLDFCI, from the coding sequence GTGATATCCAAGAAAACGAAGTACGGCCTGAAGGCCTTGATATACCTTGCGCAAAAGTACGACCGTGGGCCGATACTGATCGCGGACCTGGCCCGAGACGAGAGGATTCCAAAGAAGTTCCTGGAGAACATCCTGCTCAACCTGAAGAACTGCGGCATTCTGCAGAGCCGCAAGGGGAGGGGAGGGGGGTACTACCTGGGGCGGCCGCCGCATAAGATCACTTTCGGACAGGCGATACGCATCATGGAAGGGCCGCTGGCGCCGGTCCCATGTGTCAGCGAGATGGCCTACGCAAGGTGCACGGAGTGCGGCAACGAGGCGACCTGCGGTATCAGGCTGGTCATGAAGGACGTGCGCGACGAGATGGCGCGCATCCTGGACGGCACCACGCTCGCGGACGTGCTCAAGAAGGTGGAGGAGGCAGGGGCGCGGCAGGAGGATGTGCTGGATTTCTGCATATGA
- a CDS encoding EamA family transporter — MTTDQNRHLLRTSLVTAIAPCIWGSTYIVTTQMLPPNHPLTAALLRVLPIGLVMIALQRRAPTEEWWGRLLLLGLMNIGVFQALLFIAAYRLPGGVAATVIATQPLAVIVLSRPLLGSTPTRLAWIAAGTGVIGVALLVLTPAARLDAIGLAAAFAGAGCMALGTVLTKRWSATPLPIAAFTGWQLVFGGLFLLPFALFFEEPLISLTVKNVIGYAYLGIFGTGITYMIFFWGIKRLQPSAVSLLGLLSPVMATALGFLVLGQSLTPLQIVGGVLVLWSIWAGQRPAPAKH; from the coding sequence ATGACAACCGACCAGAACCGGCACCTGTTGCGCACCTCCCTCGTCACTGCGATCGCCCCCTGTATCTGGGGCAGCACCTACATCGTGACCACGCAGATGCTTCCCCCAAACCACCCGCTCACCGCGGCACTTTTGCGGGTGCTCCCCATCGGCCTGGTCATGATCGCCCTGCAGCGCCGCGCCCCAACGGAAGAGTGGTGGGGGCGGCTGTTGCTGCTGGGCCTTATGAACATCGGTGTTTTCCAGGCGCTCCTTTTCATCGCTGCGTACCGGCTCCCCGGTGGGGTGGCCGCAACCGTGATTGCGACCCAGCCACTGGCGGTCATCGTGCTCTCCCGGCCGTTATTGGGCAGTACCCCCACGCGCCTTGCCTGGATCGCAGCCGGCACCGGCGTCATCGGCGTCGCGCTATTAGTGCTCACCCCGGCCGCCCGGCTGGATGCCATCGGCCTCGCCGCGGCCTTCGCCGGGGCTGGATGCATGGCCCTGGGCACCGTGCTCACTAAACGCTGGTCCGCAACGCCTCTCCCCATCGCCGCCTTCACCGGGTGGCAGTTGGTCTTCGGCGGCCTGTTCCTGCTCCCCTTCGCACTTTTCTTCGAAGAGCCGCTTATCAGCCTGACCGTCAAGAACGTGATTGGGTATGCCTACCTGGGCATCTTCGGCACCGGTATTACCTACATGATCTTCTTTTGGGGGATTAAGCGTTTGCAGCCTTCTGCAGTCTCCCTGCTTGGGCTTTTGAGCCCGGTCATGGCGACGGCGCTCGGATTCCTGGTGCTGGGGCAGAGCCTCACGCCCCTGCAGATTGTTGGTGGGGTGCTGGTGTTGTGGAGTATCTGGGCGGGTCAGCGGCCGGCGCCGGCAAAGCACTAG
- a CDS encoding carbohydrate kinase family protein yields MKYDVVGLGVCTMDLLMVVDELPGGELVQRAHASALAGGGPVATALVALARLGARTAMLDLVGDDLIGRMIVEELKAEGVDTAGMVIDAGSTSSQASILVRQRDGDRAITFAPGTSGELPFEKLNLCMIREAKILHLNGRHWQACLEAAQVAREAGVLVSFDGGSHRFRPEHCELLPLVDICIVAEEYAESCTGASSLEQAAQALLQYGPKVVGITSGTRGSFLLSRDGKFFHQPAYPVEQVVDTTGAGDAYHGGFLFGLAQGLSLKESARYASAVGALNTAALGGRAALPTLSQLKDFLDLRG; encoded by the coding sequence ATGAAATACGATGTCGTGGGACTGGGCGTCTGCACCATGGACCTGCTCATGGTGGTTGATGAACTGCCGGGAGGCGAACTAGTACAGCGGGCACATGCCTCGGCCCTGGCCGGGGGAGGCCCGGTAGCCACGGCGCTGGTTGCACTGGCGCGCCTGGGCGCGCGCACCGCGATGCTGGACCTGGTGGGCGACGACCTGATCGGCCGCATGATCGTCGAGGAATTGAAAGCGGAAGGGGTGGACACGGCGGGGATGGTCATCGACGCCGGCAGCACGTCTTCTCAGGCAAGCATCCTGGTCAGACAGCGCGACGGCGACCGCGCCATCACCTTCGCGCCGGGGACCTCCGGCGAACTTCCCTTTGAAAAGCTAAATCTGTGCATGATCCGGGAAGCGAAGATCCTGCACCTGAACGGGCGGCACTGGCAGGCCTGCCTAGAGGCGGCCCAGGTGGCGCGGGAAGCCGGTGTGCTGGTCTCCTTCGACGGCGGATCGCACCGTTTCCGTCCGGAACACTGCGAACTGCTGCCGCTGGTGGACATCTGCATCGTTGCCGAGGAATACGCCGAGAGCTGCACCGGGGCATCGTCACTTGAACAGGCGGCGCAGGCGCTTCTGCAGTACGGCCCCAAGGTGGTGGGGATCACCAGCGGGACGCGGGGGAGTTTTCTGCTATCCCGTGACGGCAAGTTTTTTCATCAACCGGCGTACCCCGTCGAGCAGGTGGTCGATACCACTGGCGCCGGAGACGCCTACCACGGCGGCTTTCTCTTCGGGCTTGCCCAAGGGCTTTCCCTTAAGGAGTCGGCCCGCTACGCCTCCGCCGTCGGCGCCTTGAACACGGCCGCCTTGGGCGGCCGCGCGGCTCTACCCACTTTGTCCCAACTCAAGGACTTCCTTGACCTTCGCGGCTAG
- a CDS encoding DASS family sodium-coupled anion symporter gives MESKHFLDKPLKIDNRPLWLIVLDRTARYQVMAAVALVIGVLIRLAPPEGLTVEGYRSLVLFGATVFFWISGLLPIAVTALLSMVMLPLLGIMDAKKTYSMFGNESVFFILGAFILAAALTGTGISARIARAMLARFGRTPARLALTVFLLSAFLSFIMSEHAVAAMLFPVVTELATALKLEKGKSSFGRLLFMSMAWGCIIGGIATFLGGARAPLAAGLLREATGLHFSFVEWSTAACMIVLPLLVLGFVILLKFFPPDLDDVEVGLKFLNGKRLEMGKISYDEILTALVMAVTVAGWMFLGEKTGLAAIAILGAAALFTFKVISWQLIEEYVNWGIILMYGGTIALASALEKTGAAVWVVKKGMGDHAHAPLAVIAVISLVAILVTECISHAAVVAILMPVGMGLCQTTGMDPKVMTLSIALPAGLAYCLPMGTPATAIAYASGYLKSRDIIVAGAVVMAISWLLFMGSVVFIWPVLGLKI, from the coding sequence ATGGAATCTAAGCACTTCCTGGACAAACCGCTTAAAATCGACAACCGCCCCTTGTGGCTTATCGTTCTGGACCGCACAGCGCGCTACCAGGTCATGGCCGCGGTCGCGCTGGTGATCGGCGTCCTGATCCGCCTGGCACCGCCCGAAGGGCTTACCGTGGAAGGGTACCGCTCGCTGGTGCTCTTCGGCGCCACCGTTTTCTTCTGGATTTCTGGACTGCTGCCGATTGCCGTTACCGCGCTGCTCTCCATGGTGATGCTGCCGCTTTTGGGCATCATGGACGCCAAGAAGACCTACTCCATGTTCGGCAACGAGTCGGTGTTTTTCATCCTGGGCGCCTTCATCCTCGCTGCCGCGCTGACCGGGACCGGTATCTCCGCCCGTATCGCGCGCGCCATGCTGGCCAGGTTCGGCAGGACGCCGGCGCGGCTTGCCCTGACCGTCTTTTTGCTGTCCGCCTTTCTCTCCTTTATCATGAGCGAACACGCCGTAGCGGCCATGCTCTTTCCGGTGGTGACCGAACTGGCCACGGCACTGAAGCTTGAAAAGGGGAAGAGCAGCTTCGGGCGCCTGCTGTTCATGTCCATGGCCTGGGGGTGCATCATCGGCGGCATCGCCACCTTCCTGGGCGGCGCGCGCGCGCCGCTTGCCGCCGGACTGCTCAGGGAGGCCACCGGGCTTCATTTCAGCTTCGTCGAGTGGTCCACCGCGGCCTGCATGATCGTGTTGCCACTGCTGGTCCTGGGGTTCGTCATCCTGCTCAAGTTCTTCCCCCCCGACCTGGACGACGTTGAAGTGGGACTTAAGTTCCTCAACGGCAAACGCCTGGAAATGGGGAAGATCAGCTACGACGAGATCCTCACCGCCCTGGTCATGGCCGTCACCGTCGCCGGCTGGATGTTCCTTGGTGAGAAGACCGGGCTGGCAGCCATCGCCATTCTCGGGGCGGCCGCGCTGTTCACCTTCAAGGTGATCTCCTGGCAGCTGATCGAGGAGTACGTCAACTGGGGCATCATCCTGATGTACGGCGGCACCATCGCGCTGGCCTCGGCGCTGGAGAAGACGGGGGCGGCGGTGTGGGTGGTGAAAAAGGGGATGGGTGACCATGCTCATGCGCCGCTGGCTGTGATCGCGGTGATCTCGCTGGTGGCCATCCTGGTAACGGAATGCATCAGCCATGCGGCGGTGGTAGCGATCCTGATGCCGGTGGGAATGGGGCTGTGCCAGACCACGGGGATGGATCCCAAGGTGATGACGCTCTCCATCGCGCTCCCTGCGGGGCTCGCCTACTGCCTTCCCATGGGTACCCCGGCCACCGCCATCGCCTACGCTTCAGGGTACCTCAAGAGCCGGGACATCATTGTGGCAGGCGCCGTGGTAATGGCTATCTCGTGGCTCTTGTTCATGGGGAGCGTCGTGTTCATCTGGCCCGTGCTCGGGCTGAAGATATAA